In the genome of Rhodamnia argentea isolate NSW1041297 chromosome 3, ASM2092103v1, whole genome shotgun sequence, one region contains:
- the LOC115754987 gene encoding C-type lectin receptor-like tyrosine-protein kinase At1g52310 has translation MAVMRGDLISVLSFSVLAASLVIPLRASTAVLNETLDSRVVASVKEKPRNGTCPKDWVVGPSKSKCFGFFESPLSWNDSEASCRDKGGHLAALVSSKEVNLTQYLCNSTSGGCWVGGRKVSSSYGFGWKWSDNSSHWNGSIFQSSMPTSNCSNMPCQLNSSVDSCTLVNGSAFLSVEDCRQLHSFVCVLEMESKCYHMHCHMEYFIILLVVSGVIFGTTLAVVLWLLLYKRGKRRRRSRKLSNPAASALVPPSWKVFAKEELRSITKNFSEGNRLLGDAKTGGTYTGLLPDGSKVAVKRLKRTTFQRKKEFYSEIGRVARLHHPNLVAVKGCCYDHGDRYIVYEFVANGPLDRWLHHIPRGGRSLDWAMRMKIATTLAQGIAFLHDKVKPHVVHRDIRASNVLLDEEFGAHLMGVGLSKFVPWEVMHERTMMAGGTHGYLAPEFVYSNEITTKSDVYSFGVLLLEILSGRRPAQAVDSVGWQSIFEWATPLVQAHRYPELLDPLISSSSSANIPEAGDIQKVVDLVYSCTQHVPSMRPRMSHVVHQLQQLVLPAVM, from the exons ATGGCCGTGATGAGAGGGGACCTCATCTCCGTGCTTTCCTTCTCCGTCCTCGCTGCTTCTTTGGTGATTCCGCTTCGAGCTTCCACTGCG GTGCTCAACGAGACGCTCGACAGCCGGGTCGTCGCTTCCGTGAAGGAGAAGCCGCGAAATG GAACATGTCCTAAAGATTGGGTAGTTGGCCCAAGCAAAAGTAAGTGCTTTGGCTTCTTTGAATCACCCCTTTCGTGGAATGATTCGGAGGCCTCCTGTAGGGATAAAGGTGGACACTTAGCAGCTCTGGTATCATCCAAGGAAGTGAATCTCACACAATATCTATGCAATAGCACCAGCGGTGGCTGCTGGGTTGGAGGAAGGAAAGTTAGTTCTTCTTATGGTTTTGGCTGGAAGTGGTCTGACAATTCTTCGCATTGGAATGGATCCATCTTCCAAAGTTCGATGCCAACATCCAATTGCTCTAATATGCCCTGCCAACTCAATAGTTCTGTTGATTCATGTACACTGGTGAATGGATCTGCATTTCTCTCTGTTGAAGACTGTCGGCAATTGCactcttttgtgtgtgtgttagAAATGG AAAGCAAATGTTACCACATGCACTGCCACATGGAATATTTCATCATTCTTCTTGTTGTTAGTGGAGTAATTTTTGGCACCACCTTGGCTGTTGTCCTCTGGCTTCTCCTTTACAAGCGAGGCAAGAGGCGCAGAAGGTCACGCAAATTATCCAATCCAGCTGCTTCTGCATTGGTTCCACCCTCATGGAAAGTCTTCGCCAAGGAGGAATTGCGGTCAATAACAAAGAATTTCAGCGAGGGAAATCGTCTACTTGGAGATGCCAAGACAGGGGGAACTTATACTGGACTCCTGCCAGATGGTTCTAAGGTTGCAGTCAAGCGATTGAAGAGGACTACTTTTCAGAGGAAGAAGGAGTTTTATTCTGAAATTGGAAGAGTTGCTAGACTTCATCATCCAAATTTGGTGGCAGTCAAAGGATGTTGTTATGATCACGGTGACCGCTACATAGTGTATGAGTTTGTAGCTAATGGGCCTCTAGATAGATGGTTACACCACATTCCAAGAGGTGGCCGGAGCTTGGATTGGGCCATGAGAATGAAAATTGCCACAACACTTGCTCAAGGAATTGC ATTCCTGCATGACAAGGTCAAGCCACATGTGGTGCATCGTGATATTCGCGCCAGTAATGTATTACTCGATGAAGAATTTGGAGCCCATCTAATGGGGGTAGGCCTTTCAAAATTTGTGCCGTGGGAAGTGATGCATGAGAGGACAATGATGGCTGGTGGCACACATGGGTACCTTGCCCCAGAATTTGTGTATAGCAATGAGATAACGACAAAGAGTGATGTGTATAGTTTTGGAGTGCTCCTGCTTGAAATCTTAAGTGGGCGTAGGCCTGCACAGGCAGTTGACTCCGTCGGTTGGCAAAGTATATTTGAATGGGCAACGCCTCTAGTGCAGGCTCACCGCTACCCCGAGCTATTAGATCCActcatatcttcatcttcttctgctAACATTCCGGAAGCTGGAGATATTCAAAAGGTTGTGGACCTTGTTTACTCTTGCACGCAGCATGTTCCTTCCATGAGACCGAGGATGTCACATGTTGTTCACCAGCTGCAACAGTTGGTACTGCCTGCTGTTATGTAG